A window from Piliocolobus tephrosceles isolate RC106 chromosome 11, ASM277652v3, whole genome shotgun sequence encodes these proteins:
- the LOC111528109 gene encoding serine protease 40, with protein sequence MRDAGAERSGRGRRGHCALPTILWPLLLLLRVPCTSSLSAVCGKTRFSGNSSGSPTGKIFGGQRAEPERWPWQASLLYLGRHICGAALIDSNWVASAAHCFQRSTNPSDYRILLGYNQLNHPTEHSRQMTVNRIMVHADYNKWHRMGSDITLLQLHRHVEFSSHILPACLPEPTTSLAPDSSCWISGWGMVTEDVFLPEPFQLQEAEVGVMENSVCGSFFQPQHPGQPSSSDYTIHEDMLCAGDLITGKAICRGDSGGPLVCPLNGTWFLMGLSSWSLDCRSPIGPSVFTRLTYFTNWISQKKRESLPLDPALAPPQEMPPALDSMTSQGTVYKPGLCAALLAAHTFLLRLILLGSL encoded by the exons ATGAGGGACGCGGGGGCAGAGCGCTCAGGCCGGGGCCGGCGGGGACACTGCGCGCTGCCCACGATCCTCTGGCCACTCCTCCTGCTGCTGCGCGTCCCGTGCACCTCGTCCCTCTCTGCAG TGTGTGGGAAGACCAGATTCAGCGGGAATTCCTCCGGGAGTCCCACCGGGAAGATCTTCGGAGGCCAGAGGGCGGAACCTGAGCGGTGGCCATGGCAGGCCAGTCTACTCTATCTAGGCAGGCACATCTGCGGAGCTGCCCTCATCGACAGCAACTGGGTGGCCTCTGCTGCTCACTGCTTCCAAAG GTCCACTAACCCATCTGATTACCGGATCCTACTTGGGTACAACCAGCTGAACCATCCCACAGAGCACAGCCGGCAGATGACAGTGAATAGGATCATGGTGCATGCTGACTATAACAAGTGGCACCGCATGGGGAGTGACATCACCCTGCTGCAGCTGCACCGTCACGTGGAATTCAGCTCCCACATCCTCCCCGCCTGCCTTCCAGAACCCACCACGTCGTTGGCCCCTGACAGCTCCTGCTGGATATCTGGTTGGGGAATGGTCACCGAGGATG TCTTCCTGCCTGAGCCCTTCCaacttcaggaggcagaggtcggtGTCATGGAAAATAGTGTCTGCGGATCCTTTTTCCAGCCCCAGCACCCCGGCCAGCCAAGCAGCAGTGACTACACCATCCACGAGGACATGCTGTGCGCTGGGGACCTCATAACGGGAAAAGCCATTTGCCGG GGAGACTCCGGGGGTCCCCTCGTCTGCCCGTTAAATGGTACCTGGTTCCTGATGGGGCTGTCTAGTTGGAGCCTCGACTGCCGCTCACCCATCGGCCCCAGCGTCTTCACCAGGCTCACCTACTTCACCAACTGGATTAGCCAGAAGAAGAGGGAGAGTCTCCCTCTGGATCCTGCCTTGGCTCCTCCTCAGGAGATGCCCCCAGCCCTGGACAGCATGACCTCTCAGGGTACCGTCTATAAACCCGGGCTCTGCGCAGCCCTTCTGGCTGCTCACACCTTCCTCCTGCGGCTGATTCTGCTGGGGAGCCTGTGA